The genomic interval AAGGAGCACAAGCGCATGTCCCGAAAGACCGCCCGCTATGTCATCGTCCCCGATGACAACGTCTTCAACGACAGCATGGAGACCAGCAGCTTCCGGCTGTTCCGCGCCATGCATCACCGGCTGTTCCGGGCATCGGGCGCCCGGCCCGCGGGCAGCGTGGCGCAGGGCGCCGGCGAGGGCTCGGCGCCCGCGATCCGGCCGCGCCTGAGATTGCTCGATACCGAGGTCGGCCGCATCCGGCTGATCGATTCGATCGGCGAGAACGAGGCATCGCTGGTCTGCATGAGGCCCGAGCAGGCGCGCGAATTGCAGCGCGCCTATCCCGGCCTGCGCGTGCGGCGCGAGCTGCGGCTTTACCCGCTGCGCTACGGCCAGATGGACATCATCCGCAAGGAGGCCAAGCCCTCGGCCTTTCGCTCGGCCAAGGAGCTCGAGTTGCGCTGCGTCGATGCGGCCAGCGGCAAGCCGGTCGCCGGGGCCTCGGTCGTGGTGGTGCTGGACAGCCGGCGCGGCTTCGGCATCTCGGACGGGGTGACGGACCGGGACGGGCGCTACCGCACCGCGCTGCCGGCCGGGCAGACCCGCATCGACGCGGTGATCTGCCAGCCCTTCGCGGACCATTGGCCGGGCGGGGCCGAGGATATCGCGGTCAGGGACAAGGGCCCGACCGAGCTGACCCTGTCGCTGGCGCCCATCCGGGCGGATTTCCCCGACGGGCTTGCGCGGATGCTGGCGCCGGCGGAAAAGGCCGACGGGCGCGGCGTCCGCGTCGCCATCGTCGACACCGGGGTCGATCCCGCGAAGGGGCTGAAGCTCGAACGCGGGCTGAACACCACCGGCACCGAGCCCGCCGACGAATGGTTCGACAACGGCACCGGGCACGGCACCCATGTCGCGGGCATCGTGGCGCGCGTGGCGCCCGAGGTCGCGCTGCATTCCTATCGCGTCTTCGAAAAGGATGCGGGCGGGGCCAGCGAATTCGCCATCGCCCGCGCCATCCGCCAGGCCGTCGACGACGGCTGCGACCTGATCAATCTCAGCCTCGGCCAGGGCTCCGAGCCGGTCTCGATCTCGCGCGAGGTGCGGCGGGCGCGGGCGATGGGCGCGGTCTGCGTCGCCGCCTCGGGCAACGACTACATGTCGCCGGTCTCATACCCGGCGCGCTCGGGGACGGTGGTGGCGGTTTCGGCCGGCGGGGTGCTGGACGCCTGGCCCGAGGGCGCGATCACCGGGCGCAACGTCGCAACGGATCCCGCCCCCGTCGGGGACCGCTTTTTCGCCCGATTCAGCAATATCGGACCGGAAGTGGACTTTATCGGGCCCGGCGTGGGGATTATATCTTGGGTCAGCAAGACCTCGAAAGGGGTGATGGACGGCACCTCGATGGCCTGTCCCGCGGTGGCGGGGCTGATTGCCCGGCTGCTGTCTGCGACCCCGGAACTCCTGTCGGCCGAGCGCAACCAGCAGCGTTCCGACGACATTATCAAGATGGCGAACAGCCATGCCGTTCCGATCGGCTTCGGCCCGGAATACGAAGGTGCGGGGCTGATCGACCAGAACCAGGGCCAAGGATGATGGCAATGAAGGCGCAACGCAAGAAGACCGAAAGCTGCATGCTCGTCTATTCCGACGACCGCGATCCCAGCCGCGAGGAAACGGCCGAGATGCTGGACCATCTGAAGCCGCTGCCGGCCGAAGAGGTCGTGCCGGGCACGATCCGGGTCGAGGGCAGCCTGAGCGAGGTGCGCAAATGCGTCGGTGACCTGGCGCATTGGCGGCTGGCGCAAGAGCGGATCTTCAAGCTCAATCCCCCGCACAAGGCGCAGCTGCGCTGACGCGCCGCCGGCCGGCCGCGGGCGGGGCGGCGGCCTTGCCCCGGCCGGCACCGGCATCCCCGGGCAGAGAAACCGGCGCTGCCAGCTTCCGGCGGACCGAAGCGGCGGCGGCAAGGCGCGGGCATCGGCCCTGGGCGGGTCGCCTTTTCGCCATGCCGGGAAAGCCGGCCGGTCGCGCCTTCGGCTGGAGGGGATCAGGCGAAACGCCCGCGCGGCGGTCATTTCGCGCGCCATGGGCCGGGCGTATTTCCCCTCCCTTCCCTGCTTCAGCCGCCGATCTGCCTCGGGATCAGGATCGGGATCGCCCCGGCGAGAGCACCCGGCGCACCGGCTTGCGGCGCCGACCTTCCTAGGCGAGGATCTCCCCGGTCCGCGGACGTCATCCGCGGCTGCTTCAGCCGCCGCTCGGCGATCCGTTCCCGGAAAGAGGCCAAGCCTATCCCGGCTGCCGCGATCAGCACCGGGCCGCGGAGGTTCCCGCCACGGCACCGACCAGCGTCGCGATCCTGTCCGCGCAAGGGATGATGCAGCGCCGCACGGTGCACCGACAGAAAATCCTCGGCCCTGTACAGGTGTCCGGCCAGTTCGCACGCCCGTCGCGGTGCATCTGCCGGAACTGAAAGGCAGCGCGATGGGCTCTGTGTCGCCGATGGATCTTGCCCCCCAGCAGACCGGCGGCCTACTGCAGCAGTTGCCGGACGAGGCAGGCGACGACGGCACGCTGATGCGCTGGCTGCAGGACCGGCAGCCCATGCCGGGCCAAGGCGAGCGGTCCTGTTCGAATATCAGCATCCGCTTCTTGGGCTGCATTGGCGCTCGTGCCTTCGGCGAACCCTATGCCCGAGGCGCTGCAAAACCCTGCAGCCGCCGGGGCTGCAAAGCACCATGTCGATGTGCCGAAGGCAGAGATGCCGCGCTATGCCAGGGGCTATGCGCGCCGGGGCGACAGCCCGGTGATGCGCCGGCTCTACTGGGCGATCAAGGAGGCGGCTCCTCAATTCGATGGGCTGGACAAGACGGCGCTCGACCAGGCCGTGGCACGCTCGATGCATGGCAATCCGCCCATCCGCGACTGCATGAGACCATAGCGAAAACGAACGCCCGGGAACTGGACGGCGGGGAGCGCGCCGTCGGATTTTCCGACGATGCTGGTCACCAATTCTTTCCTTTCCGAACAATGGGTAACGGGCCGGGCTTAACAGCGGTGCGGACAGGCGGTGACCTTCGGACCGTTTTCGCTGCGCCAGGTTCAGGCGGCAGTTTCGGGGAAACCGCGTGCGCCCTGCTGCCAGGGCCGACTGTCTCCGCAAGGTTCTGCCTATACCCCCTCGGGCAGCTTCGATCGCATCGCCTCCCTTCGGTCGAGCCTGTCTCCGTCGATGACGAAGGTGCCGTCGCCCACCGCATGCAGGGTTCGCGTTTCCGTGCGGTTGGTGTCGAACCAGGCCGCCAACCCGTCCAGAACGACGATGCCGTGCCGCTCGACGATATCGACCACCCGGCATTCGATATTGGCAAGGCAGTCGCGGATCAGCGGCGCCCGGACATGCGTTGCGGGCAGGCGCGTCAGGCCGAACCGCTGGAACTTGTCCACCTCGGCGCCCGAGCAGGTTCCGATGCCGATCACCGTGTCGATCATGTCCAGCGTCGGGATGGCGATCACGCATTCCCCGGTCTCGCGCAGTGCTGTCCAGGAATGGTTCCATGGCCCGGTGGTGATGGCGAAACGCGGGGTGAAATCCATCACCATGGTCCAGGTGATGGTCATCACGTTGTCCCTTGCGCCGTCATGCGTGGTGACCAGCGTCACCGGTCCCGGCTCGATCAGGGTGAAGGCGCGGCTCAGCGGCAGTTCCTTCATGATGCTATCCTTCCTGTTTCGCTCATCCGCCTTCCCTTCAACCTGACGCATGAGGATGGCGACGAGACGGGGCCCGCCGCACGAGCGTGGCGCCCATCCGGCCGGCGGGGACCATGCTGCATGCGGTCGTCATCGCCCCCTTCTGTAAGGCGCATCCGCCCTCACTCTGGCACGGCCGATGCGGGCTGCCAATCGCGCATCGGCCGCAGCCCCTGCGGCGAAAGCCGTCAGGCCGGGCCCTCGGGCGAGGTGCGGCGCAAGCAAGGCGCGATCTGCATCACCCCAAGGAAAGAACCACGGCCAAGCTGCGACCCGCCCCCCTCGATCAGCCCTCGAAACGGATGCCGAGGGCGGGAAGATAGTCCTTCGCAAATGGCGACCAGCGCGCTGGCAGGGTGCCGGTCTCGGGGGTGAGCGTTTCCAGGACGCCCAGCAGC from Paracoccus sp. MA carries:
- a CDS encoding flavin reductase family protein, whose product is MKELPLSRAFTLIEPGPVTLVTTHDGARDNVMTITWTMVMDFTPRFAITTGPWNHSWTALRETGECVIAIPTLDMIDTVIGIGTCSGAEVDKFQRFGLTRLPATHVRAPLIRDCLANIECRVVDIVERHGIVVLDGLAAWFDTNRTETRTLHAVGDGTFVIDGDRLDRREAMRSKLPEGV
- a CDS encoding S8 family serine peptidase, producing MSRKTARYVIVPDDNVFNDSMETSSFRLFRAMHHRLFRASGARPAGSVAQGAGEGSAPAIRPRLRLLDTEVGRIRLIDSIGENEASLVCMRPEQARELQRAYPGLRVRRELRLYPLRYGQMDIIRKEAKPSAFRSAKELELRCVDAASGKPVAGASVVVVLDSRRGFGISDGVTDRDGRYRTALPAGQTRIDAVICQPFADHWPGGAEDIAVRDKGPTELTLSLAPIRADFPDGLARMLAPAEKADGRGVRVAIVDTGVDPAKGLKLERGLNTTGTEPADEWFDNGTGHGTHVAGIVARVAPEVALHSYRVFEKDAGGASEFAIARAIRQAVDDGCDLINLSLGQGSEPVSISREVRRARAMGAVCVAASGNDYMSPVSYPARSGTVVAVSAGGVLDAWPEGAITGRNVATDPAPVGDRFFARFSNIGPEVDFIGPGVGIISWVSKTSKGVMDGTSMACPAVAGLIARLLSATPELLSAERNQQRSDDIIKMANSHAVPIGFGPEYEGAGLIDQNQGQG